The sequence below is a genomic window from Lolium perenne isolate Kyuss_39 chromosome 4, Kyuss_2.0, whole genome shotgun sequence.
ATCGGTTCCATCCAATTTTGTTCTAACATGTACTCTGAAATTAAGTAGATTGAAACGTTTTTTGTAACTCGATCTTTGCAGATATCATTTACCACTTAAAAGATATGTTATTGAAGCATCTCAGCCTTGGAGTCAAACAAAAGAATGAAGAAACATGTGATACCCTCACAAACAACCAACATGAGTAATATAGTTGATGATGGTAAAGTAACTTGACAACCGGATACAAAAGCACAGACAAAAGGGGGGAAAGAGGAGAGGAGCCACGCTTCTCGAATCTCGATCCCTCCCTCAAGCAAGCCAGCATGCATGATGATAATAAGTAATCAACAATCAATATAACAGTTTGGTTTGTACAAACACATGGAGAGTTGAACTCAAATCTCCTTTGTGCTTCTTCTAAAAAGGCCTACTAAATTCAAGGACCCAAACAAAGGCACACATCCATGTGTGCACTCTGATGCACCAAGCTCATCTCCTTTTTGGGCTTGGTGATCGAACCCAGATCGAAGAACAAAAAGTATATAAAAAAAGAAAGAGCTCGTGGCTTCATCTTGCGCTTTCTCAGGGATCCTTGATCATTTGGATCCCAGCCCCGTGGCCTCGGATCTCTTGATGATCCTCAACTTCTTGCAGGTGCCGCTGAACATACTGCAAACACAGAGGAGCAAAGATCATGAGTCACTGGTTTGCACGTAATATTAAAGATGAAGAACTGGTGAAGTTAAGTAGAGAACTTACTCGAAGGGCACGTCTCCGACGAGCATGAGGTCGCCGTCCTTGTCCTCGTAGGTGATGGCGTACTCGCACGGGTTGGAAGCGGCTGTGTCCGCGCCCGAGAAGCAGACGAACATGGCCTCCAGCGCCTCCCTGAGCTCCCGGTAGCCCTTGTACATCCTCATGTCGATCTTCCTGAGGTAGGGTGCCCCGTCCATGCTCACTTTGACGAAGGAGCCCCCGTTGGTGCTAGCCGGCGCCGCTGTGGCTGCCGCAGATGGTGCGTTGCTGTTGCTGCTGGCGTCCTCGGCTTTCTTGTGAGCCTTGCTCTTGCTGGCCGCTGCCTGGAAGCAGCTCTTGCGGTATGACCTCACCGGTGGCCATCCTACGACTTGTGCCCTGAGAGAGTTGATGACAAGCATGTAAGAACCCTGGCTATGCGTTTTGAAGGAGTCGGAGAGGCTGGAGGGGATCGACTAGTATACTCACTTGGCTACTGGCGGTGCGGCCTCGACGTCGTCGTCGGCCTTGTGGGCCTCGGCGGCGGCGCTGTCCTCGAAGGCGTCGGCGGTGCGCTTCTTGCCCCTAGGCGTGGCCGGCGGCGAGAACGTGGTCTTGGGCTTCTGGTCGTCGGTGCCCGGCAGGCCCAGCCTGAGCTCGGTGGCCATGAGGAGGCTGTCGGCGTCGCCGCTCACGTAGCCCACGGCGGCTTCCATTTCCGGTTGAAGTGCGATCGTAGGTGCTGTCTGCTCCCTTTGTCTTAGCTAGACTCGAGTACGTCGATGTGATGTCAAATCTGATGAGCTCCGCTCTGAGAGACGAGACGATTTGTGTGTTGTGTTGGCTTGGCCAGGGTTAGCTTGCATGTTTTATAGGCGGGGCAAGAACGGGGAAGGTCATGGCATGGGCTGACATGCGCAGCTGGGAAGGAGGGAGGGGGACACGTCGCTGCATCGAGCGCAGCACACGGCGGGTGGGGCTAGGCTGGGGTGTGAGGGTGGCTGGGGCGCAGCGTGCCGGGTCGGCCGGCGACAGCGCGGGCCCGGCCGCGCGGCGCGCGAGCGACCGTCGGGGATCGCTCGGTCCACGGGCAacgacgcgccgccgccgtccgatCAAGCGGCAGCCCATGTGCGTTCGTCGCCGGCTGGTGGTGCCGATCGGCCTGGCTGGCTGTACGATGCACACTTGTGTATATTGAGGGCTGGATTAATTAATTCGGACGGGGTGGATGGGCACGCGGTTTTCCGGGTCTCGGGCACATTTTGTATTGCGTGGGGCACATGGCATGTCTACCGGGTTGTCGATCGTCCATCCATCGCACTACGGGTCTATTATGGCAACGGTTTTTTTTAAACActaaggcaaaaaaaaaaaacactttcATTTTCATTAACTAAGACGACGAGAGTATCATCGGTTAATTAGCGGGAAATCAGCATAATACCTTAACAACCCTGGCCCACGCAACCATCCTGGCTACACACACAAGCTACACGCATAACCGAGTCGAAGGTCTTCGTAGAGGTTGCCACCCAGGATCATGATCCCCACGCAACATCGACTCCGACATCCTCGAAGACCTTTCGAAAGAAGCACCGTGAAACCCACATTGGCCTAGGCCGGGTAGATGACCCATCGTGCAGGGATGGGAAACTCCAATTCCACCGATGATCTCCGGAAGGAAAGGCGCAAGACCTAGGCCGAGGAAGCTCGGACACATCGGGAAGATGCCGACTAACAAGGTCTTGACGCGACAAACCATCACTCTTCAATGTCATCATTGCCAAACAGGCCGCCACACGGAACACCCGCACCGCAAATTAGCCATCAACCAACTGCGATGCCACGTGCGTCCATCCCACCACGGTTCACCGAAAGAAGCAAGATCTTCAAGACGGTGCCCCAAAGGAAAAAAGCAATACGAGAGCGACTCTCGTTGCACGGCCCGAAGGGTCTAGGCTTTCACCCTAAAAGTTTGCTCCGAGGTGGAAGAAGTCGAGGAAGACTCCACATCGGCGCCTCCAACGGCTATAGATGTCACCGCCACCGGCTAGCAAGAGTCGGGCAAGCTTGAGCTTCCAAACCCTACCTCGCGCAACAGGAAACAGCCGGCACATGCCTCCATTGGCCCGCACACCCCTGCCGCAGTAACCGCACCAACGCCACAAAACCCACCCTTGAAAGCCAGATATGGTCGCCCAGATGCGGTGACCACCCACAGCCGTGCCGCCATAGGAGCACAACGCTCCGGCGCTACCGAAGAGTGCCACAGCCATAGCGTGGAGGGTGGGTTGCCACCCCACCACGAAAGCCTGGTGAGCCATCGGGAAAGCCCGCGCCTGCTCGTTGTCATTATTGCATCGAGCAGCCATCGGAGCAGAAGCCACCAGGCGCTGatatgttgcaaacgtatctataatttttgatgctccatgcttgttttgcaccaatttctatatgttttgtttacacttcgtggcacctttatgcattttccggaactaacctattgacaagatgtcacagtgtcagttccctgttttctattgttttgtatttcagaaaagttgtacagcaaatattctcggaattggacgaaacaaaagccgaagttcctattttaccataatgaagatggagttcagaGGGCAGACGAAGGAGGGCCAGGAGGTGGCCACACCTTCActtggcgcggcccagcccctggccgcgcctaggggtagtGTGGGCCCCCTGGCGCCCACCgacttcgcccttccgcctataagaagcctcccgacGCGAAAAGCCTAAATCAACCAACCTccctccacgaaaagttccgtagctccaccGTCGTCGTAGACAAGTtttgggggacaaaagtctctgttccggcactttgccgggacagggaattgccccggagtcatctacatcgactccaccgccatgttcatcgccgttgctgactcccataatgaggagggagtaattctctcccgagactgagggctttaccggtagctatgtggtctatctctctctcccatgatatgatctttatgtgatcgtgagctttgtaatccagttgaataagtagatgttattcttcaa
It includes:
- the LOC127293759 gene encoding auxin-responsive protein IAA12-like isoform X1, whose product is MEAAVGYVSGDADSLLMATELRLGLPGTDDQKPKTTFSPPATPRGKKRTADAFEDSAAAEAHKADDDVEAAPPVAKAQVVGWPPVRSYRKSCFQAAASKSKAHKKAEDASSNSNAPSAAATAAPASTNGGSFVKVSMDGAPYLRKIDMRMYKGYRELREALEAMFVCFSGADTAASNPCEYAITYEDKDGDLMLVGDVPFDMFSGTCKKLRIIKRSEATGLGSK
- the LOC127293759 gene encoding auxin-responsive protein IAA12-like isoform X2, with protein sequence MEAAVGYVSGDADSLLMATELRLGLPGTDDQKPKTTFSPPATPRGKKRTADAFEDSAAAEAHKADDDVEAAPPVAKAQVVGWPPVRSYRKSCFQAAASKSKAHKKAEDASSNSNAPSAAATAAPASTNGGSFVKVSMDGAPYLRKIDMRMYKGYRELREALEAMFVCFSGADTAASNPCEYAITYEDKDGDLMLVGDVPFDMFSGTCKKLRIIKRSEATGLGSK